The window TTAGAATAAGGGGTGCTATAATAGATGAAATAAGAAATTTAGATTGGATACCAAGATCTATAAGACAAAAATCAAAACTTATGAAAGATACTTATTCTAAATTAGAAAATAAATTAGGTAGAGAACCATCTATAAGGGAAATTGGTAATGAACTTGGAAAAAAAGATGAAGAAGTATTAAAAATATTAGAAGAAACTAATATTTATAATTTGGTTTCACTAGAAGAAGAATTAAGTGAAAATTTGAAAATACAAATAAAAGATATTTCTATTGATATTAATCCGGAAGAATCATTGTTAAAAAAGGATATAATAAAAAATTTAGAATTTGCATTGAATACTTTAAATGAAAGAGAACAATTAATAATTAATCTATATTATTATGAAGAATTAACATATAAAGAAATAGGTAAGGTGTTGAATATATCTGAGTCTAGAATATCTCAAATTCATAGTAAAGCAATATTAAAAATAAAATCTAAATTAGATTTTATTTAAATGTAGGAGGGAAAAATGGACATAAATTATGTAATTATCATAATAGCTTTGATTACGTGTATTGTCAGTATGATTTTGCTATTTAGAGTGTCAAAACAGTTTGTGCAACACCAGGGCAATACTGAAAAATCAAAAGAGTATAGAATGATTATGAATTATATACAAAAAATTGATAAAAATACAAAGGAATTAATAGAAAATACAGAAAAGCCAAATGATTATAAAAACAATCTTTGTGAAAAAAATGTAGAACATTCTAATGAGGTAGAAAAACTTGAATTTTTAGGATTTTCAAAAGAAGAGATTGCAAAAAAAACAAATAAAAGTATTCGTGAAATCGAATTGATTTTAAGGTTAAAAAAAGGATAATGGTATGAAAAAATATAATAACATACAAAAAATAATTTTTCTCACATTAGGGATTGGATTTTCAATAGGTCTTCTGACATCTTCTTTAATTAATATAAACTATGATAAAACAAAAAAAACTAGTGGTTTAGAAATGAAAAAAGAAATAGAAGAAAAAGAAGAACAAATAGAAAAAAAAGAAATAGAAGAAAAAGAAGAACAAATAGAAAAAAAAGAAATAGAAGAGAAAGAAAAATTAGTTGATAAAAAAAATATTGAAGATGAATTTGTGAATATAAATATAAAAAATGGATATACTTGTAATGAAATTGCAGACATTCTTTATGAAAATGAATTAATATATAATAAAGAAGATTTTAAAATTATTTATAATTTAATGTTGTTTGATATATATGGAGCTGGAAGCTCATTGACTAAAAAAGGAATCATAAGTAAGGGATGGAAAATAAATACTTTGTCCAAGATTATAATAACTAAAAGAAATGAAGTGACGAATATTTTATATAAAGATAAGATAATAGATGATAAATATAGTTTAAATGCTATTTTAGATTCTATTAATTCTAACAAAAAAATAGTTTATGGTGAAAAAAAGATAAAAAAAGGGTCATCTAATATAGAAATTATAGAAATATTAACAAAATAAACTATAAAAACATATTGTAAATGAAATTACTATATGCTATACTATCAGAGGCGAAAATATTACACACGATTTGGAATTCTTAAAAAGGTGCCTATATGGGTTTTTTAAGAAAATGACTAAATCGGAGGAAAAAACCATAGGAGGTGCTGTAAATGGCAGTTATATCAATGAAACAATTATTAGAAGCAGGTGTACACTTTGGACACCAAACAAGAAGATGGAATCCTAAAATGTCAAAGTATATATTTACTGAGAGAAATGGAATATACATCATCGATTTACAAAAAACAGTTAAGAAGGTTGAAGAAGCTTATAGATTTGTTAAAGAAGTTGCTGAAACTGGAAAACCAATATTATTTGTTGGAACTAAAAAACAAGCTCAAGATGCTATCAAAGATGAAGCAGAAAGAGTTGGAATGTACTATGTAAATGAAAGATGGTTAGGTGGAATGTTAACAAACCACAAAACTATCAAAAACAGAATCAAAAAATTAGTAGAATTAGAAAAAATGGAAGAAGAAGGTGTATTTGAAGTTCTTCCTAAAAAAGAAGTTATCAAATTAAAGCATGAAAAAGAAAAATTAGAAAAATACTTAAATGGAATCAAAGAAATGCCTGAATTACCAGGAGCTTTATTTATAGTTGATCCAAGAAAAGAAAAAATAGCTATACAAGAAGCTCATAGACTAGGTATTCCAGTTGTTGCTATAGTTGATACTAACTGTGATCCAGAAGAGATAGACTATGCAATTCCAGGAAATGATGATGCTATAAGAGCGGTTAAATTAATAACTGCAGCAATGGCTAATGCAATAGTTGAAGGAAGACAAGCTATAGAAGAAGAGCAAGAAGAAGAAGAAGTACAAGAATAATAAACTGGTAAGGAACTTCGTTCCTTACCTTTAATAATATATAGGGAGGCGATTTTATGGCAATTACAGCTGCAATGGTCAAAGAAATCAGAGTAAAAACTGGTGCAGGAATGATGGATTGTAAAAAGGCTTTAACTGAAGTTGATGGAGATATGGAAAAAGCTATAGATTTATTAAGAGAAAAGGGACTTGCTAAAGCTGCTAAAAAATCAGGTAGAGTAGCTGCAGAAGGTTTAGTAGATATGTGTATGTCTGATGATAAAAAATCAGCAACTATAGTTGAGGTTAATTCAGAAACAGATTTCGTTGCTAAAAATGATGATTTCAAAAAGTTTGTTAAGGATATCGCTGTTACAGTATTAAAAACAGATAATGCTGATATTGAATCTTTAATGGCTCAAAAATATATAGATGCAGAAGAAACTGTTCAAGAAGTGCTTAATGCTAAGATAGCTACTATCGGAGAAAACATGAATGTAAGAAGATTTGAAAAGTTTGAAGTTGAGAACGGACAAATTGCAGGATATATTCATGGTGGAGGAAAGATAGGAGTTTTAGTTGCTTTAGAAACAGGATCTGATTCTGAAGAGATTATAGCTTTAGGAAAAGATATAGCTATGCAAGTTGCAGCTATGAATCCTAAGTATATATCAAGAGATGACGTTGATGAAGCTTACATAGCTCATGAAACAGAAATATTAAAGCAACAAGCTTTAAATGAAGGAAAGCCAGCTCAAATCGTTGAAAAAATGGTTGTTGGAAGAATGAACAAGCAGTTACAAGAAGTATGTCTTCTTAATCAAACATTCGTAAAAAATCCTGATTTAACAGTTGAAAAACTTGTTAAAGAGGTTGCTACTAAACTTAACACTGAAATTAAAGTAGCTAAGGTTATGAGATTTGAAGTTGGAGAAGGTATAGAAAAGAAAGAAGAAAACTTTGCAGAAGAGGTTGCTAAGCAACTTAAATAATATAAAAAGAGAACACTTTTGTGTTCTCTTTTTTAGAAGAATATTGAATGGAGGACTTTGTTTATGGATAAACCTATATATAAAAGGGTACTATTAAAATTAAGTGGAGAAGCTTTAGCTGGAGAAATGAAATTTGGAATAAACAATGAGGTTGTAAATGAAATAGCTCTATCTATAAAAGAATTACATGAAATGGGAGTTGAGGTTGCTATAGTAGTGGGCGGAGGCAACTTCTGGAGAGGTAGAACTAGTGAAGGTATGGATAGAATTACTGCCGATCATATAGGGATGCTTGCTACTGTTATGAATTCTTTAGCTATGCAAGATGCACTGGAAAATATAGGGGTTTTAACTAGAGTCCAAAATGCTATTGAAATGAGACAAATTGCAGAACCATATATAAGAAGAAAAGCTATGAGACATTTAGAAAAAAACAGAGTAGTTATATTTGCATCTGGAACTGGAAATCCATACTTTTCAACTGATACAGCAGCAGCATTAAGAGCTGCAGAAATAGAGGCTGAAGTTATACTTTTAGCTAAAAAAGTAGATGGTGTATACGATAGTGATCCTATGATAAATCCAGAAGCTAAAAAATTCGATAGACTTTCATACATAGAAGTTCTTAAAAGAGGATTAAAAGTTATGGATTCAACTGCAACTTCTTTATGTATGGATAATAAAATACCTATAAGGGTATTTGGATTAAATAATTCTAAAAATATAATTGATGTGGTTCAAGGAAAAAATATAGGAACTATAGTAGAGGAGGAAAAATAATGAAATTAGAAGTTCATAAGGTTTTAGAAGAAAAAATGTCAAAAACGATGTCGGTTTTAAAAGAAGAATTAGGAGTAATAAGAGCTGGAAGAGCTAATCCAGGAATGCTTGATAGAGTTATGGTAGATTATTATGGATCTCAGACTCCGCTTAAACAAGTAGCTACTGTATCTGCTCCAGAACCTAGATGTATAGTTATACAGCCGTGGGATATGTCAGCTCTTGGAAGCATAGAAAAGGCTATTCAATTTGCCAATTTAGGATTCAATCCAACTAATGATGGTAAGATGATAAGAATAGTAATTCCTCAACTTACAGAGGAAAGAAGAAAAGATTTAGCTAAACTTGCTAGCAAAACAGCAGAAAATGCTAAGGTAGCTCTTAGAAATGAAAGAAGAGATGCTAATGATAAGTTAAAGAAGATGCAAAAGGATTCTGAAATAACAGAAGACGATTTGAAAAAAGCACAAGATGAAGTTCAAAAAACAACTGATAAAAATATAAAATTAGTGGATGAATTTTTAGCTAAGAAAGAAAAAGAAATAATGGAGGTTTAATTTGAATTATTTTGAATTATTTGGGATTGAACTTTCTAAGGCAAAACAGGTACTTGAAAATAATGATATAAAGTATATAATAAAAGAGACGATAGGGCGTAAAGATAAATCTTTGTTAGTATGCCCTAGAGTTATAAATATCAAAAAAAGAAATGATTATATAGAACTTGTTATCACATATTTTTCTGATTCCTTATAATAAGGAGTTAGAAAAATATTTGATTGGAGGAAAATATGGAGAAAAATATATTGAATGATATAGATAAAAATAATATACCAAAACATATAGCTATTATAATGGATGGGAATGGACGATGGGCAAAAAAAAGGTTTTTACCTAGAACGTTTGGACATAAGGCGGGCGTTGAAACTATAAGAGAAATTGTAAAAGAATGTAGTAGTTTAGGAGTTGGATATTTGACTTTATATGCTTTTTCTACAGAAAATTGGAAAAGACCTAAAGATGAAGTAAGTGCTCTTATGAATTTACTAGTTCAATATTTAAAAAAAGAAATAAAAGAGTTACATGAAAATAATGTTATTTTTAATACTATAGGAGATATATCGTATCTACCTAGCGTTGCAGCTGAAGAAATTAAAAAATCGAAAGAACTTACTAAATATAATACAGGACTTACACTTACATTAGCTTTGAATTATGGAAGCAGACATGATATTAAAAATGCTATTGTTAATATACTTGAAGATTATAAAAATGAAAAAATTGAGATAGATGATGTTGACGAAGAGTTTATTAGGAATTATTTAAGTACCAAATCATTACCAGATCCAGATATATTAGTTAGACCTAGTGGTGAGTATAGAGTTAGTAATTTTTTATTATGGGAAATAGCATATTCTGAATTTTGGTTTTCGGATATATACTGGCCAGACTTTAGAAAAGAAAATTTACATAAACTTATTTTGGATTATCAAAATAGGGAAAGAAGATTTGGAGGACTTAAATAGGAGGATTTATATGTTTGTTAGAATAGTATCTTCGATAATATTATTGCCAGTTTTAGCATTGATCTTAATAAATGGAGGAGTTCCTTTATATTTAGGTGTTATGGTAATTTCATTAATGGCTATAAAGGAATTTTATGATGCCTTTAGAAACAAGAGTTTCAATGGAGTTAGTTGGTTGGGGTATTTATCTACTCTAATTATTTATTTTGGTGCGATTTTACAAATGGATAGTAGATATATAACATGTGGCTTTTTTATTGTTTTTTTTATATTGTGCATATTACTTGTAAGGAGAAAGTATAATGTTATTGATATGGGTATAACTTTTCTTGGTATAATATATATACCCTATCTTTTGAAAT is drawn from Tepidibacter hydrothermalis and contains these coding sequences:
- a CDS encoding sigma-70 family RNA polymerase sigma factor, which gives rise to MVREDVWVKYKNSKSFEEKSELKKEIILEYINLVKIISGRLYNYYGANIEYDDLMSYGVIGLIDAIEKYDYTKNIKFQTYASVRIRGAIIDEIRNLDWIPRSIRQKSKLMKDTYSKLENKLGREPSIREIGNELGKKDEEVLKILEETNIYNLVSLEEELSENLKIQIKDISIDINPEESLLKKDIIKNLEFALNTLNEREQLIINLYYYEELTYKEIGKVLNISESRISQIHSKAILKIKSKLDFI
- the rpsB gene encoding 30S ribosomal protein S2, which encodes MAVISMKQLLEAGVHFGHQTRRWNPKMSKYIFTERNGIYIIDLQKTVKKVEEAYRFVKEVAETGKPILFVGTKKQAQDAIKDEAERVGMYYVNERWLGGMLTNHKTIKNRIKKLVELEKMEEEGVFEVLPKKEVIKLKHEKEKLEKYLNGIKEMPELPGALFIVDPRKEKIAIQEAHRLGIPVVAIVDTNCDPEEIDYAIPGNDDAIRAVKLITAAMANAIVEGRQAIEEEQEEEEVQE
- the tsf gene encoding translation elongation factor Ts encodes the protein MAITAAMVKEIRVKTGAGMMDCKKALTEVDGDMEKAIDLLREKGLAKAAKKSGRVAAEGLVDMCMSDDKKSATIVEVNSETDFVAKNDDFKKFVKDIAVTVLKTDNADIESLMAQKYIDAEETVQEVLNAKIATIGENMNVRRFEKFEVENGQIAGYIHGGGKIGVLVALETGSDSEEIIALGKDIAMQVAAMNPKYISRDDVDEAYIAHETEILKQQALNEGKPAQIVEKMVVGRMNKQLQEVCLLNQTFVKNPDLTVEKLVKEVATKLNTEIKVAKVMRFEVGEGIEKKEENFAEEVAKQLK
- the pyrH gene encoding UMP kinase; the encoded protein is MDKPIYKRVLLKLSGEALAGEMKFGINNEVVNEIALSIKELHEMGVEVAIVVGGGNFWRGRTSEGMDRITADHIGMLATVMNSLAMQDALENIGVLTRVQNAIEMRQIAEPYIRRKAMRHLEKNRVVIFASGTGNPYFSTDTAAALRAAEIEAEVILLAKKVDGVYDSDPMINPEAKKFDRLSYIEVLKRGLKVMDSTATSLCMDNKIPIRVFGLNNSKNIIDVVQGKNIGTIVEEEK
- the frr gene encoding ribosome recycling factor, producing the protein MKLEVHKVLEEKMSKTMSVLKEELGVIRAGRANPGMLDRVMVDYYGSQTPLKQVATVSAPEPRCIVIQPWDMSALGSIEKAIQFANLGFNPTNDGKMIRIVIPQLTEERRKDLAKLASKTAENAKVALRNERRDANDKLKKMQKDSEITEDDLKKAQDEVQKTTDKNIKLVDEFLAKKEKEIMEV
- a CDS encoding isoprenyl transferase, which produces MEKNILNDIDKNNIPKHIAIIMDGNGRWAKKRFLPRTFGHKAGVETIREIVKECSSLGVGYLTLYAFSTENWKRPKDEVSALMNLLVQYLKKEIKELHENNVIFNTIGDISYLPSVAAEEIKKSKELTKYNTGLTLTLALNYGSRHDIKNAIVNILEDYKNEKIEIDDVDEEFIRNYLSTKSLPDPDILVRPSGEYRVSNFLLWEIAYSEFWFSDIYWPDFRKENLHKLILDYQNRERRFGGLK